Proteins encoded by one window of Cydia fagiglandana chromosome Z, ilCydFagi1.1, whole genome shotgun sequence:
- the LOC134679096 gene encoding tubulin polymerization-promoting protein homolog yields MGDEEQATLDGQFRDFAKLYDNKRSGLTITLFRSDFWMRQAKLLDDRKLTMTDTGVLWNTYNKSELDWDEWLQFLSDLCALKDLDEELVQETLTNCGLPGQGNVVIPQYRDFFLTYKPKEKMPF; encoded by the exons ATGGGAGATGAGGAACAAGCTACTCTTGACGGACAGTTCCGTGATTTCGCTAAGCTATACGATAACAAACGAAGTGGCTTAACGATCACTCTGTTCCGATCTGACTTCTGGATGCGCCAGGCCAAACTCCTCGACGACAGGAAACTGACTATGACTGACACTGGTGTGCTGTGGAATACATACAA CAAATCAGAGCTGGACTGGGACGAATGGTTGCAATTTCTGAGCGACCTATGTGCTTTGAAGGACTTGGATGAAGAACTAGTACAAGAAACCTTAACAAACTGCGGATTACCAGGCCAGGGCAACGTCGTTATACCACAATACAGAGACTTTTTCCTCACATACAAACCCAAAGAGAAAATGCCCTTTTGA